From the Micromonospora lupini genome, one window contains:
- a CDS encoding helix-turn-helix domain-containing protein has translation MANDDSAALAAVGPRLRALRHRRGTTLTQLAELTGISVSTLSRLESGTRRPTLELLLPLARAYQVALDELVDAPATGDPRVRPKPIVMHGVTFLPLTRRPGGLQAFKQIFPPDTPAGERTQQTHEGYEWLYVLSGRLRLLLGEHDLTLTPGEVAEFDTRVPHRVFNPGPGTAEALSLFGPQGERLHVRARPAASDKE, from the coding sequence ATGGCAAACGATGACAGTGCCGCGCTGGCGGCCGTCGGCCCCCGGCTGCGCGCCCTGCGCCACAGGCGCGGCACCACGCTGACCCAGCTCGCCGAGCTGACCGGCATCTCGGTGAGCACCCTGTCCCGGCTGGAGTCCGGCACCCGTCGGCCCACCCTGGAACTGCTGCTCCCGCTCGCGCGGGCGTACCAGGTGGCGCTTGACGAGCTGGTGGACGCCCCGGCCACCGGTGACCCTCGCGTACGCCCCAAACCGATCGTCATGCACGGCGTGACGTTCCTGCCGCTGACCCGCCGACCGGGCGGTCTGCAGGCGTTCAAGCAGATCTTCCCGCCGGACACGCCCGCCGGGGAGCGAACCCAGCAGACCCACGAGGGGTACGAGTGGCTCTACGTGCTCTCCGGCCGGCTGCGCCTGCTGCTCGGCGAACACGACCTGACGCTGACCCCGGGAGAGGTCGCCGAGTTCGACACCCGCGTCCCGCACCGGGTGTTCAACCCCGGCCCGGGTACCGCCGAGGCCCTCAGCCTGTTCGGGCCACAGGGGGAACGGCTGCACGTTCGCGCCCGCCCCGCCGCGTCCGACAAGGAGTAG
- a CDS encoding FAD-dependent oxidoreductase, whose protein sequence is MDETYDVVVVGGGAAGLGGALALSRARRSVLVIDSGEPRNAPADHVHNYLGREGTPPGELLAAGRAEVAGYGGQFRAGRVEAASRDDDGFRLALDDGSTVRARRLLVATGLIDELPDVPGVAQRWGRDVLHCPYCHGWEVQDRRIGVLATGPMAVHQAEMWRQWSSDVLLLLHDAPTPDEETAERLAARGIAVVPGPVAELEVTGDALTGVRLADGRVVALDAVVVAARAVPRAEMLVGLGLAPEEVTVGGHVIGTQIPADATGATTVPGVWVAGNVADMRGQVITSAAAGLMAGAAINGDLIAEDTRDAVGAYRQLVATTFEEPAWEERYQAKPAVWSGRPNPQLVTEAADLTPGRALDVGSGEGADAVWLAERGWQVTAVDISTTALTRAAEHAEAAGVGDRIEFTHADLRDKPPAEGAYDLVSAQFMHLPPAPRRELFARLADAVAPGGVLLIVGHHPSDLWTSGHRLHMPDMMYTAEDVASSLDPARWDVRTTETRPRPGPHDVVHHDAVLVAVRR, encoded by the coding sequence GTGGACGAGACATACGACGTGGTGGTGGTGGGCGGCGGCGCGGCCGGGCTCGGCGGGGCCCTGGCGCTGAGCCGGGCCCGGCGGTCGGTGCTGGTGATCGACTCCGGCGAACCGCGCAACGCGCCGGCCGACCACGTGCACAACTACCTGGGGCGGGAGGGGACGCCGCCGGGCGAGCTGCTCGCGGCCGGGCGCGCGGAGGTGGCCGGGTACGGCGGGCAGTTCCGCGCCGGCCGGGTCGAGGCCGCCAGCCGCGACGACGACGGGTTCCGGCTCGCCCTCGATGACGGGAGCACGGTGCGGGCCCGCCGCCTTCTGGTGGCGACCGGGCTGATCGACGAGCTGCCCGACGTGCCCGGGGTGGCCCAGCGGTGGGGTCGCGACGTGCTGCACTGCCCGTACTGCCACGGCTGGGAGGTCCAGGACCGGCGCATCGGTGTGCTGGCGACCGGGCCGATGGCCGTGCACCAGGCCGAGATGTGGCGGCAGTGGAGCTCGGACGTGCTGCTCCTGCTGCACGACGCCCCGACCCCGGACGAGGAGACGGCCGAACGGCTGGCCGCCCGGGGCATCGCCGTGGTGCCGGGCCCGGTCGCGGAGCTGGAGGTGACCGGGGACGCGCTGACCGGCGTACGGCTCGCCGACGGCCGGGTGGTGGCGCTGGACGCGGTCGTCGTGGCGGCCCGCGCGGTTCCCCGCGCCGAGATGCTTGTGGGGCTGGGCCTGGCGCCGGAGGAGGTGACGGTGGGCGGGCACGTCATCGGCACCCAGATCCCGGCCGACGCCACCGGGGCGACGACAGTGCCGGGCGTCTGGGTGGCCGGCAACGTGGCCGACATGCGCGGCCAGGTGATCACGTCCGCCGCGGCCGGGCTGATGGCCGGTGCGGCGATCAACGGCGACCTGATCGCGGAGGACACCCGCGACGCGGTGGGCGCGTACCGGCAATTGGTGGCCACGACCTTCGAGGAGCCGGCGTGGGAGGAGCGGTACCAGGCCAAGCCTGCGGTGTGGAGTGGCCGCCCGAACCCGCAGCTCGTCACCGAGGCCGCCGACCTGACCCCGGGGCGGGCGCTGGACGTGGGCAGCGGTGAGGGCGCCGACGCGGTGTGGCTGGCGGAGCGTGGTTGGCAGGTGACGGCTGTGGACATCTCGACCACCGCCCTGACCCGGGCCGCCGAGCACGCAGAGGCCGCGGGTGTGGGCGACCGGATCGAGTTCACGCACGCCGACCTGCGCGACAAGCCGCCGGCCGAGGGGGCGTACGACCTGGTGTCGGCGCAGTTCATGCACCTGCCCCCGGCACCGCGGCGGGAGTTGTTCGCCCGCCTGGCCGACGCGGTCGCACCGGGGGGCGTGCTGCTGATCGTCGGGCACCACCCGTCGGACCTGTGGACGTCGGGGCACCGGCTGCACATGCCGGACATGATGTACACGGCCGAGGACGTGGCCTCCTCGTTGGACCCGGCCCGATGGGACGTCCGCACGACCGAGACCCGCCCCCGCCCCGGCCCCCACGACGTCGTCCACCACGACGCGGTCCTGGTAGCCGTCCGTCGGTGA
- a CDS encoding carbohydrate ABC transporter permease, with the protein MTAPTLLAAGPAARTDRPPGLTRRGAAPARARETALGLLFVLPGLAGLGVFVIFPLFQAVFLATRGNDILGNPTRSVGLAHFQELLTPAFGTVLWQTLLFTVLVVVPGVLLPLALAAPLTQRLPGMRIFRTAFALPFAYSVSAASVVWLIMLNPGVSPVNWALGLIGVPAPNWTTEPGWATATVVGVTVWMVSGFNLLVLAAGLAGVDEEVLEAARMDGASGPRQFVSIVLPMISPSLFFAVVTTTLAALQALGQVQIMTDGGPNGHTRTLVYSIFDNAFHNNNSNFGLASAQGLVLLVIGVLIAVVQFGVLERRVHYR; encoded by the coding sequence GTGACAGCTCCGACTCTGCTCGCGGCCGGACCCGCCGCGCGTACCGACCGGCCGCCTGGCCTGACCCGCCGGGGCGCCGCGCCAGCGCGGGCACGGGAGACGGCACTCGGCCTGCTCTTCGTCCTGCCCGGTCTCGCGGGCCTGGGCGTCTTCGTGATCTTCCCGCTGTTCCAGGCGGTCTTCCTGGCCACCCGGGGCAACGACATCCTCGGCAACCCGACCCGGTCGGTGGGACTCGCGCACTTCCAGGAGCTCCTCACGCCGGCATTCGGCACGGTGCTCTGGCAGACGCTGCTCTTCACCGTGCTGGTGGTGGTGCCCGGCGTACTGCTGCCGCTGGCGCTCGCCGCTCCGCTGACCCAGCGACTGCCCGGCATGCGGATCTTCCGGACCGCCTTCGCCCTCCCGTTCGCCTACTCGGTCTCGGCGGCCAGCGTGGTCTGGTTGATCATGCTGAACCCCGGTGTCTCGCCGGTCAACTGGGCGCTGGGCCTGATCGGCGTTCCCGCGCCGAACTGGACCACCGAGCCGGGTTGGGCGACAGCCACTGTCGTCGGTGTCACCGTGTGGATGGTGTCCGGTTTCAACCTGCTCGTGCTCGCGGCCGGCCTCGCCGGCGTCGACGAGGAGGTGTTGGAGGCGGCCCGAATGGATGGCGCCAGCGGTCCCCGACAGTTCGTCAGCATCGTGCTGCCGATGATCTCGCCGAGCCTGTTCTTCGCCGTGGTGACCACCACGTTGGCCGCGCTCCAGGCGCTCGGCCAGGTGCAGATCATGACGGACGGCGGACCGAACGGACACACCCGCACGCTTGTCTATTCGATCTTCGACAACGCGTTCCACAACAACAACAGCAACTTCGGGCTGGCCAGCGCGCAGGGCCTGGTGCTGCTGGTCATCGGCGTGCTGATCGCCGTGGTGCAGTTCGGCGTCCTCGAGAGGCGGGTGCACTACAGGTGA
- a CDS encoding carbohydrate ABC transporter permease yields the protein MNRPGPVPTVLTYLWLGIAAVVLLFPVLLTVIGGFLPSNALLHQPPQLLDGHWTLENYRAAWRQPVVPLAPAFLNSLFVGLSVMLGHLVTSCLAAYALVFLRSPLRRPIFWLFLATIMVPYESIVVPNALFIRSLGINDSRLSLVLPFLASGFGVFMLRQAFAQFPRELREAAVIDGCGHLRFLVTILLPASRPALIGIAVWSFLQGWNMYFWPLIISSSNNSLNTLQTAVFALKDNEGGSPAVLLAGITITLVPTLLLVIFGQRWLVRGFTAGAVK from the coding sequence GTGAACCGACCCGGTCCCGTGCCGACCGTCCTGACCTACCTCTGGCTGGGCATCGCCGCGGTGGTCCTGCTCTTCCCCGTGCTGCTCACCGTGATCGGGGGCTTCCTGCCGTCGAACGCGCTGCTGCACCAGCCGCCGCAACTCCTCGACGGGCACTGGACGCTGGAGAACTACCGGGCTGCCTGGCGGCAACCGGTGGTGCCGCTGGCCCCGGCCTTCCTCAACTCGCTCTTCGTCGGTCTGAGCGTGATGCTCGGACACCTGGTCACGTCGTGTCTTGCCGCGTACGCCCTGGTCTTCCTGCGCAGCCCGCTGCGGCGGCCGATCTTCTGGCTGTTCCTGGCCACGATCATGGTGCCGTACGAGTCGATCGTCGTGCCGAACGCGCTGTTCATCCGCTCACTGGGCATCAACGACAGCCGACTCAGCCTGGTCCTGCCGTTCTTGGCCAGCGGTTTCGGCGTGTTCATGCTGCGTCAGGCGTTCGCCCAGTTCCCCCGGGAGCTGCGCGAGGCCGCCGTCATCGACGGCTGCGGCCACCTGCGGTTCCTGGTCACCATCCTGCTGCCGGCGAGCCGGCCGGCACTTATCGGCATCGCCGTCTGGTCGTTTCTCCAGGGCTGGAACATGTACTTCTGGCCCTTGATCATCTCGTCCAGCAACAACTCCCTGAACACCCTGCAGACCGCGGTCTTCGCCCTGAAGGACAACGAGGGCGGCAGCCCCGCCGTGCTCCTGGCCGGCATCACCATCACGTTGGTGCCGACGCTGCTGCTTGTCATTTTCGGCCAGCGCTGGCTCGTTCGGGGCTTCACGGCCGGCGCGGTCAAGTAG
- a CDS encoding ABC transporter substrate-binding protein, with protein sequence MRTTLRRMAIGLSLAALTAAAGACSSATANNADAGGGTDAPAASALDGKGEVSIDFWHAMTGKNGEALTQLADQFNAKNKGRVKVNLQFKNTYDDTLSAYKAALNSGQAPDVVQVYDIGTRFMIDSKSTVPVQSFVDADKSTTSDIQPNIAGYYSVDNKLNSMPFNTSMPLLYLNKTAFTKAGLDPANPPKTLDEITAAARKLTVKDANGRVTQYGFGAALYGWFLEQWTAAGNQEYCDQGNGRDGRGTTVKLATDDHVKLLTWWKKMVDEGLAPKLDSNTTTADNAFTAGTVAITLESTGSLGGFLKSSEGKFEIATGNYPKINATDAGGPIIGGASLWVVGKGKDDAHKRASWEFVKFLSDKDSQATWHTSTGYFPISKGALETDVDKQWVAQRPQFQTAITQLQNTPLSKATQGCLLGAMPQARKAAEQAMQAAVLSGTDPRAALEQQQEALAGPIKDYNQSVAG encoded by the coding sequence GTGCGTACCACTCTGCGCCGGATGGCGATCGGGCTCTCGCTCGCCGCCCTCACGGCTGCCGCCGGGGCCTGTAGCTCCGCGACGGCGAACAACGCCGACGCCGGCGGCGGCACGGACGCCCCGGCCGCCAGCGCCCTGGACGGCAAGGGCGAGGTGTCGATCGACTTCTGGCACGCGATGACCGGCAAGAACGGCGAGGCGCTCACCCAGCTCGCCGACCAGTTCAACGCGAAGAACAAGGGCCGGGTCAAGGTCAACCTCCAGTTCAAGAACACGTACGACGACACGCTGTCGGCGTACAAGGCCGCGCTGAACAGCGGCCAGGCGCCGGACGTGGTGCAGGTGTACGACATCGGCACCCGCTTCATGATCGACTCCAAGTCGACAGTTCCGGTCCAGTCCTTCGTGGACGCGGACAAGAGCACCACGTCGGACATCCAGCCGAACATCGCCGGCTACTACTCGGTCGACAACAAGCTCAACTCGATGCCGTTCAACACCTCGATGCCGCTGCTCTACCTCAACAAGACGGCGTTCACCAAGGCCGGCCTCGACCCGGCGAACCCGCCGAAGACGCTCGACGAGATCACCGCGGCGGCCCGCAAACTGACAGTCAAGGACGCCAACGGCCGGGTCACCCAGTACGGGTTTGGTGCCGCGCTCTACGGCTGGTTCCTGGAGCAGTGGACCGCCGCCGGCAACCAGGAGTACTGCGACCAGGGCAACGGCCGCGACGGCCGGGGCACCACGGTCAAGCTCGCCACCGACGACCACGTCAAGCTGCTCACCTGGTGGAAGAAGATGGTGGACGAGGGTCTCGCGCCCAAACTGGACAGCAACACCACCACCGCGGACAACGCGTTCACCGCCGGCACGGTGGCGATAACACTGGAGTCGACCGGTTCACTCGGCGGCTTCCTGAAGAGCTCCGAGGGCAAGTTCGAGATCGCCACCGGCAACTACCCGAAGATCAACGCCACCGACGCGGGCGGCCCGATCATCGGCGGCGCGTCCCTGTGGGTGGTCGGCAAGGGCAAGGACGACGCGCACAAGCGTGCGTCCTGGGAGTTCGTCAAGTTCCTGTCCGACAAGGACTCGCAGGCCACCTGGCACACGTCGACCGGGTACTTCCCGATCAGCAAGGGCGCTCTGGAGACCGACGTCGACAAGCAGTGGGTGGCCCAGCGGCCGCAGTTCCAGACCGCGATCACGCAGCTGCAGAACACCCCGTTGAGCAAGGCCACCCAGGGCTGCCTGCTCGGCGCGATGCCGCAGGCCCGGAAGGCCGCCGAGCAGGCCATGCAGGCCGCCGTGCTCAGCGGCACCGACCCGCGTGCCGCGCTGGAGCAGCAGCAGGAGGCCCTGGCCGGCCCGATCAAGGACTACAACCAGTCCGTAGCGGGCTGA
- a CDS encoding methyltransferase domain-containing protein, protein MSQPTRTTSIAADQIAYLDTAAATAVGRDYKGRAVDALDLRPGHAVVDIGCGPGTDLGRLADAVRAGGLVVGVDRDARMLAEAARRLADRPEIDLRAGDAHALPLDDTSMDRARIDRVLMHVADPATVLTEVRRVLRPGGLVAMAEPDWDTLAVADEDVRTSRSFARFVAARVRNPTIGRELVRLSAQAGLRVRAVEAIAVVFRDFDTADRILGLRRNSARAVAAGELTDADVQPWLRRLTDGPLLAGFTLYLVTAEA, encoded by the coding sequence ATGAGCCAGCCCACGCGCACGACCTCAATCGCCGCCGACCAGATCGCGTACCTGGACACGGCGGCGGCCACCGCAGTCGGTCGCGACTACAAGGGGCGTGCCGTCGACGCTCTCGACCTGCGGCCGGGGCATGCGGTGGTGGACATCGGCTGCGGCCCCGGGACCGACCTCGGGCGGCTGGCCGACGCGGTCCGAGCAGGCGGCCTGGTCGTCGGCGTGGACCGTGACGCGCGGATGCTGGCGGAGGCCGCCCGGCGGCTGGCCGACCGGCCGGAGATCGACCTGCGCGCGGGGGATGCCCACGCGCTTCCACTTGACGACACGAGCATGGACCGGGCCAGGATCGATCGGGTCCTCATGCACGTCGCGGATCCGGCGACGGTGCTGACGGAGGTTCGTCGGGTGCTCCGGCCGGGCGGCTTGGTCGCGATGGCCGAGCCGGACTGGGACACCCTCGCGGTCGCGGACGAGGACGTACGGACGAGCCGCAGCTTCGCCCGGTTCGTCGCGGCGCGGGTGCGGAACCCGACGATCGGGCGGGAGCTGGTCCGGCTGTCGGCGCAGGCGGGCCTGCGGGTGAGAGCGGTCGAGGCGATCGCCGTCGTCTTCCGGGACTTCGACACGGCGGACCGGATCCTGGGGCTGCGGCGCAATTCGGCCCGCGCCGTGGCGGCCGGCGAGCTGACCGACGCGGACGTTCAGCCATGGCTGCGGCGTCTCACGGACGGTCCCCTGCTGGCCGGCTTCACCCTGTACCTGGTCACGGCCGAAGCCTGA
- a CDS encoding dihydrolipoyl dehydrogenase family protein yields the protein MTDQPEDYDLLVVGGGKAGKTLGMDVARSGRRVAMVERGMIGGSCINVACIPTKALVTSARAARQLRHAAALGLVVDGGRVDVDLLRAHKQDVVEGMVAANRQQFLDSGLHLVIGEARFVAARTVRVSLADGGERLLRGDDVVINTGTRPYLPSVPGMTGAGVLTSDDLLRLDRVPARLVVLGGGTVGVEFAQMFASFGSAVTVIEGGPQLLTREDPDIADAMMRVFLDDGIDVRVGVTVARVDRDADGTARITLDDGSVVTGDEVLVAAGRAPVTDGLGLDTAGVRLNDRGFVVVDEYLRTSAERTWAAGDVAGSPQFTHASLDDYRIIRANLAGGQRSTAGRLIPYTVFTTPELARVGLSESDARHAGYDVQVAHLPVAAIPRARTLRQTQGMWKAVIDARTDQILGAALLGPEAGEVITSVQLAMLASMPWTALRDAVITHPTMTEGLNLLFASLKSRPVR from the coding sequence GTGACCGACCAACCGGAGGACTACGACCTGCTCGTCGTGGGTGGCGGCAAGGCCGGCAAGACGCTGGGCATGGACGTCGCCCGCTCCGGCCGCCGGGTGGCGATGGTGGAACGCGGCATGATCGGCGGCAGCTGCATAAACGTCGCGTGCATCCCCACGAAGGCGCTGGTGACGAGCGCGCGGGCGGCCCGCCAACTGCGCCACGCCGCCGCGCTCGGCCTCGTGGTCGACGGTGGTCGCGTCGACGTGGACCTGCTGCGGGCGCACAAGCAGGACGTCGTCGAGGGGATGGTCGCCGCCAACCGGCAGCAGTTCCTCGACTCGGGTCTGCACCTGGTGATCGGCGAGGCCCGGTTCGTTGCCGCGCGGACCGTGCGGGTGTCGCTGGCCGACGGCGGCGAACGACTGCTGCGCGGCGACGACGTGGTCATCAACACGGGCACCCGACCGTACCTGCCGTCCGTCCCCGGGATGACCGGGGCCGGGGTGCTGACAAGCGACGACCTGCTGCGCCTGGACCGGGTTCCGGCACGGCTGGTGGTGCTCGGCGGGGGCACAGTCGGGGTGGAGTTCGCGCAGATGTTCGCGTCGTTCGGCAGCGCGGTGACGGTGATCGAGGGCGGTCCCCAACTGCTCACCCGCGAGGACCCCGACATCGCCGACGCGATGATGCGTGTCTTCCTCGACGACGGCATCGACGTACGCGTCGGCGTTACTGTCGCCCGCGTCGACCGCGACGCCGACGGTACGGCCCGGATCACCCTCGACGACGGCAGCGTGGTGACAGGCGACGAGGTGCTCGTGGCGGCCGGCCGGGCGCCGGTCACCGACGGGCTCGGGCTGGACACGGCAGGTGTCCGACTCAACGACCGCGGTTTCGTGGTGGTCGACGAGTACCTGCGCACCAGCGCCGAGCGGACGTGGGCGGCAGGTGACGTCGCCGGCAGCCCGCAGTTCACCCACGCGTCGCTCGACGACTATCGGATCATCCGGGCGAACCTGGCCGGTGGGCAGCGCAGCACGGCGGGCCGGCTCATCCCGTACACCGTCTTCACCACCCCGGAGCTGGCACGGGTCGGTCTCAGCGAGAGCGACGCGCGCCACGCCGGGTACGACGTCCAGGTGGCCCATCTGCCCGTCGCCGCGATCCCCCGGGCCCGCACCCTGCGCCAGACGCAGGGCATGTGGAAGGCGGTCATCGACGCCCGCACCGACCAGATCCTGGGCGCGGCGCTGCTGGGACCGGAGGCGGGTGAGGTGATCACCTCGGTGCAGTTGGCCATGCTCGCCTCGATGCCGTGGACCGCGCTGCGGGACGCGGTCATCACGCATCCGACGATGACCGAGGGCCTCAACCTGCTCTTCGCGTCGCTGAAGTCCCGCCCGGTGCGCTGA
- a CDS encoding nucleotidyltransferase domain-containing protein, whose translation MDSALRRYLADLVDTARDVLDGDLVGAYAAGSVGLGAYQAGRSDVDVALVCAGPLTEAAKVTLVARLRHEALPCPARGLELVVYQRAVASAGSPEPGFEVELNTGQAMPFRRTLDPADRPPADGRFWYGLDRSILHHGGMALLGPPAAEVFADLTPADLRRLLIEALTWWLALPTPPGDRPAPGAEDAVLGACRSLVRHRDGEWLSKVAAGRRLVDTGDPAEVIRRAIAARHGGPPPTGREARAFQERVRAEIAS comes from the coding sequence GTGGACTCCGCTCTTCGGCGCTACCTCGCCGACCTCGTGGACACCGCCCGGGACGTGCTCGACGGCGACCTCGTCGGCGCGTACGCGGCCGGCTCGGTGGGGCTCGGCGCGTACCAGGCCGGCCGCAGCGACGTGGACGTGGCGCTGGTCTGCGCCGGCCCGCTGACCGAGGCCGCCAAGGTGACGCTTGTGGCACGGCTTCGGCACGAGGCGCTGCCCTGCCCGGCGCGCGGGCTGGAACTGGTCGTGTACCAGCGGGCGGTGGCCTCCGCCGGCAGCCCCGAGCCCGGCTTCGAGGTCGAGCTGAACACCGGGCAGGCGATGCCGTTCCGCCGCACCCTCGACCCGGCCGACCGCCCGCCGGCCGACGGCCGGTTCTGGTACGGGCTGGACCGCAGCATCCTGCACCACGGCGGGATGGCGCTGCTCGGACCACCGGCGGCGGAGGTCTTCGCCGATCTCACCCCGGCGGACCTGCGCCGCCTGCTGATCGAGGCGCTGACCTGGTGGCTGGCCCTGCCGACGCCGCCGGGCGACCGGCCCGCGCCCGGCGCGGAGGACGCGGTGCTCGGCGCCTGCCGTTCCCTGGTGCGCCACCGCGACGGCGAGTGGCTGTCCAAGGTGGCCGCCGGCCGGCGGCTCGTCGACACCGGCGACCCGGCCGAGGTGATCCGCCGGGCGATCGCGGCGCGGCACGGCGGGCCACCGCCCACCGGCCGCGAGGCCCGCGCCTTCCAGGAACGGGTACGCGCCGAGATCGCCTCCTGA
- a CDS encoding copper resistance protein CopC, with amino-acid sequence MCHVVCRTVAVLAALLVVSLALPAAPASAHGQLATSTPLTGTVVRKPLAQIGLYFTEKPAANAHFTVTGPNGSRVDSGWSHGEPKRLDKPVQEYFMVNGVFEPRLYHTGFPAMVTVAHWPAKGRYTATYLTVASDGEAVRGTVAFDYQGPSTAAPAGWTAPTNGPDPALLAQAEGTPSASAVPLATLPSDATPAAAPPASPPAGGLPPWVVPAGVVLVVGTLVVVAARRRPAARPSGGAAARPRGAAPRPRNGASRQRGGTERRPARRGRR; translated from the coding sequence GTGTGTCACGTTGTGTGCCGTACCGTCGCCGTGCTGGCGGCGCTGCTGGTGGTGTCGCTGGCGCTGCCCGCCGCTCCGGCGTCGGCGCACGGGCAGTTGGCGACCTCCACGCCGCTGACCGGCACCGTGGTCCGCAAGCCGCTGGCCCAGATCGGGTTGTACTTCACCGAGAAGCCGGCAGCCAACGCGCACTTCACAGTCACCGGCCCGAACGGGTCACGGGTGGACAGCGGCTGGTCGCACGGCGAGCCGAAGCGGCTGGACAAGCCGGTCCAGGAATATTTCATGGTCAACGGCGTCTTCGAACCGCGGCTCTACCACACCGGCTTCCCCGCCATGGTCACCGTCGCACACTGGCCGGCGAAGGGCCGCTACACCGCCACCTATCTCACGGTCGCCTCGGACGGCGAAGCGGTGCGGGGCACCGTCGCGTTCGACTACCAGGGTCCGAGCACCGCGGCCCCGGCCGGCTGGACGGCACCGACGAACGGCCCCGATCCCGCCCTGCTGGCCCAGGCCGAGGGCACCCCCTCGGCCTCGGCCGTGCCGTTGGCGACACTCCCTTCGGACGCCACCCCCGCTGCCGCGCCGCCGGCGTCCCCACCCGCCGGAGGGCTTCCGCCCTGGGTGGTGCCCGCCGGCGTCGTGCTTGTGGTCGGCACGCTCGTCGTCGTGGCGGCCCGCCGCCGACCGGCGGCACGCCCGTCCGGCGGCGCCGCCGCCCGCCCACGCGGCGCAGCCCCGCGTCCACGCAACGGCGCCTCTCGTCAGCGCGGCGGAACGGAGCGCCGACCGGCGCGGCGCGGCCGCCGCTGA